One stretch of Syntrophorhabdus sp. DNA includes these proteins:
- the amrB gene encoding AmmeMemoRadiSam system protein B: VCPHAGYVYSGQVAAFAYKAVSKLPVDSVIVIAPSHRAYFEGVALWETGSFRTPLGDIGIDERGAGELLEAKDVFVARRDVHRSEHSLEVQLPFLQCVFKELLLLPLIMGAATEELYEKASDALKEMVSASPLSYLIVASTDLSHYYPYASAVKIDAVTVEHLKNFDIAAMIRDTRSEKAQACGAGPMITAMMTARKLGAEAGRVLKYANSGDVSGDRSGVVGYVSAIFFEK, encoded by the coding sequence AGTCTGTCCCCATGCCGGATACGTGTATTCGGGACAGGTGGCGGCCTTCGCCTACAAGGCTGTTTCCAAACTCCCTGTCGACAGCGTCATCGTCATCGCCCCGAGCCACAGGGCATATTTCGAAGGCGTTGCCCTGTGGGAGACGGGTAGCTTCAGAACACCGCTCGGGGATATCGGTATTGATGAGAGGGGGGCCGGGGAACTCCTTGAGGCGAAAGATGTCTTTGTTGCCAGGAGGGATGTCCACAGGTCGGAACACTCCCTGGAGGTCCAATTGCCCTTCCTCCAGTGCGTCTTCAAGGAGCTTCTTCTCCTGCCGCTCATCATGGGGGCGGCGACGGAGGAACTGTACGAGAAGGCATCCGATGCCCTCAAGGAGATGGTTTCCGCCTCCCCGTTAAGCTATCTCATCGTGGCGAGCACGGACCTCTCCCATTATTATCCCTATGCCTCGGCCGTGAAGATCGATGCCGTGACGGTGGAGCACCTCAAAAACTTCGATATCGCGGCAATGATCAGGGACACGCGCTCCGAGAAAGCACAGGCATGTGGCGCCGGACCGATGATCACCGCCATGATGACGGCCCGGAAACTTGGGGCCGAGGCGGGCAGGGTCCTGAAATATGCCAATTCGGGTGATGTATCGGGGGACCGCAGCGGCGTTGTGGGATACGTGTCGGCGATATTCTTTGAGAAATGA